From the Gemmatimonadota bacterium genome, one window contains:
- a CDS encoding CoA pyrophosphatase, whose amino-acid sequence MNAFQRIVTSLSAYQPSTGSETDKTQAAVAAVFHPRRDDLYLLFIERAAHPKDPWSGHIAFPGGTAESDDPDLKYTAERETREELGLDLSNAQYLGRLDDVAGATLPIQVACFVYAIFEGVEVAPNDEVRDVFWTPFAHFADSTRWQTLNLEGWHNMPAIDLLGANRPVLWGLTYRMVAQLAGFAGVVLPERL is encoded by the coding sequence ATGAATGCCTTTCAAAGGATTGTGACATCCCTTTCGGCGTATCAGCCCAGTACTGGTTCGGAAACGGATAAGACGCAGGCGGCTGTTGCTGCGGTTTTTCATCCGCGACGGGATGATCTCTATCTTCTTTTTATCGAGCGCGCCGCACATCCCAAGGACCCATGGTCGGGGCATATTGCTTTTCCCGGTGGCACAGCCGAATCCGATGATCCGGATCTCAAATACACGGCTGAGCGCGAGACCCGCGAGGAACTCGGTCTCGATTTGAGCAACGCGCAGTATCTCGGTCGTCTGGACGATGTCGCGGGTGCGACGCTGCCCATCCAGGTGGCCTGTTTTGTTTATGCGATTTTTGAAGGCGTTGAAGTTGCGCCCAATGACGAGGTGCGCGATGTTTTCTGGACGCCTTTTGCACATTTCGCCGATTCCACGCGGTGGCAGACGCTCAATCTCGAAGGTTGGCACAATATGCCGGCTATTGATTTGCTCGGTGCCAATCGTCCCGTGTTGTGGGGGCTGACCTATCGCATGGTTGCGCAACTGGCGGGGTTTGCGGGTGTTGTTTTGCCCGAAAGACTATAG
- a CDS encoding ABC transporter substrate-binding protein codes for MLRGFFCVFAIGMMWGCGGEQVMQSQMVEGEEQVGRPLSKLAVQTSASPAVVVATVLRDGAPVIWAKVEFSRSIAGQAADYQWSGVTDENGRARVEITSDDVTGYYQARASIDGREIGLWSSIPINGGYEVVLNLPIGGRMRVMGSPMRIPQPEDVIKIGFIYGTYRKNSLDGATLAALQFNEEGGVRGVPIELVDGGVPIEQLAEKNISETKYVAALAEKLITQEKVLAIVGPNRSSQAVIVGEIAQRHGIPMVTTNATNPIVTIAGDFVFMAAFTDDFQGKVMAEFAIQELGAGRVAVLTERGSIYSEGLSQTFVDNFGALGGHVAAHEFYRSGDTDFASQLIAVTSSMPDVVFIPGSVVDIPLLVQQARQSFGLTAIFLGGDSWHNAELLTTSSAFIEGSFFSGFFSSQVAPGDLSEDAHRFIDAYTAMFGVAPDGSAALGYDALRLVVQAMRRTDALTPMAIRDEIAATRDYSGATFISGYDENRHTTKSAVINRVVNGAIEFYKLIEP; via the coding sequence GTGTTGCGAGGTTTTTTTTGTGTGTTTGCGATTGGAATGATGTGGGGCTGTGGCGGCGAGCAGGTGATGCAGTCGCAGATGGTAGAGGGAGAAGAGCAGGTTGGACGTCCGCTGAGTAAGCTGGCTGTTCAGACGAGTGCGTCGCCTGCTGTTGTGGTGGCAACTGTACTTCGAGATGGCGCACCTGTGATTTGGGCGAAGGTGGAATTTTCGCGTTCTATTGCGGGGCAGGCGGCCGATTATCAGTGGTCGGGGGTGACGGATGAGAATGGGCGGGCGCGTGTGGAGATTACATCAGACGATGTGACGGGTTATTATCAGGCGCGTGCGTCGATAGATGGGCGAGAGATCGGTTTGTGGTCGAGTATTCCGATCAATGGCGGGTATGAGGTGGTGCTCAATTTGCCCATTGGTGGGCGGATGCGTGTGATGGGTTCACCCATGCGAATACCGCAACCCGAGGATGTAATCAAAATCGGCTTTATATATGGCACATACCGAAAAAACAGTCTGGATGGCGCGACTCTGGCAGCTCTCCAATTCAACGAAGAGGGGGGTGTGCGCGGTGTGCCAATAGAACTCGTCGATGGCGGTGTACCCATAGAACAACTCGCTGAAAAAAATATAAGTGAGACCAAATACGTTGCAGCACTGGCAGAGAAATTGATTACTCAGGAGAAGGTGTTGGCAATTGTTGGCCCTAATCGTTCGAGTCAGGCAGTCATTGTCGGGGAAATTGCACAACGCCATGGGATACCAATGGTGACGACCAATGCGACCAATCCAATCGTCACTATTGCAGGTGATTTTGTGTTTATGGCGGCTTTTACGGACGATTTTCAGGGCAAGGTGATGGCTGAATTTGCCATTCAAGAGTTGGGTGCGGGTCGCGTTGCGGTGCTCACGGAGCGCGGAAGTATTTATTCGGAGGGCTTATCGCAGACCTTTGTCGATAATTTTGGCGCGCTTGGGGGCCATGTTGCAGCGCATGAATTCTACAGGTCGGGGGATACCGATTTTGCCTCGCAACTGATCGCTGTCACCTCATCTATGCCAGATGTGGTTTTTATTCCCGGTTCGGTTGTCGATATTCCGTTGCTGGTTCAGCAGGCAAGACAAAGTTTTGGCCTGACAGCGATTTTTCTCGGAGGCGATTCATGGCATAATGCAGAGTTGCTTACGACGAGTAGCGCGTTTATTGAGGGAAGTTTTTTTAGCGGTTTTTTTTCGTCTCAAGTCGCACCGGGCGATTTGAGTGAAGACGCCCATCGTTTTATTGATGCGTACACGGCGATGTTTGGCGTTGCGCCCGACGGGTCGGCTGCACTGGGGTATGATGCCCTGAGGTTGGTAGTCCAAGCGATGCGTCGCACCGATGCGTTGACGCCAATGGCGATTCGCGATGAGATTGCGGCGACAAGGGACTACAGTGGGGCAACGTTTATCTCTGGCTATGACGAAAACCGACATACGACCAAGAGTGCGGTTATCAATCGCGTTGTCAATGGGGCGATAGAGTTCTATAAGTTGATAGAGCCGTAA
- a CDS encoding class I SAM-dependent methyltransferase: MSESNSDPRYTMGRSEGETERLIQQSQLYEAVTLRFFQEAGLVSGMRVLDVGSGAGDVAMAAAELVGAEGEVVGVDVNAAILETARARVRELGFENIQFIAGDARTLDVGGDFDAVVGRLVLMYMSDPAEALKQLTRHLRPGGIVAFQEVDFTPYLSISRSDTPLMNKLVEWGVGVFQHSGAHTEMGMDLHRTFLDAGLSAPVLHFVAPLGGAESWAGYDFIANAFRSLVPLMEEFGIATAEEVDVDTLSDRIREETRVSKRPLLLPPHVTAWARLET; this comes from the coding sequence ATGAGCGAGTCGAATAGCGATCCGAGATATACGATGGGGCGCAGTGAAGGGGAGACTGAGCGTTTGATTCAGCAGTCACAACTTTACGAGGCTGTGACGCTGCGTTTTTTTCAGGAGGCGGGTCTGGTTAGCGGGATGCGGGTTCTCGATGTGGGTAGCGGTGCCGGAGATGTTGCGATGGCAGCAGCCGAGTTGGTCGGTGCAGAGGGAGAAGTCGTGGGTGTGGATGTCAATGCAGCGATTCTCGAGACAGCCCGGGCGAGGGTGAGAGAACTGGGTTTTGAAAATATCCAGTTCATAGCGGGGGATGCTCGAACCCTGGATGTGGGGGGAGACTTTGATGCGGTGGTCGGACGCCTTGTTCTCATGTATATGTCCGATCCGGCAGAGGCATTGAAACAACTCACAAGGCACTTGCGCCCGGGGGGTATTGTCGCCTTTCAGGAGGTTGATTTTACGCCTTATTTATCGATTTCTCGTTCAGATACGCCGCTTATGAACAAGCTGGTTGAATGGGGAGTTGGCGTGTTTCAACATTCAGGGGCGCATACTGAAATGGGCATGGATCTTCATCGCACGTTTTTGGATGCTGGTTTATCTGCACCTGTTTTGCATTTTGTGGCGCCATTGGGTGGTGCAGAATCGTGGGCCGGGTACGATTTTATTGCCAACGCCTTTCGCAGTCTGGTCCCGCTTATGGAGGAGTTTGGAATTGCGACTGCTGAAGAGGTCGATGTGGATACACTATCAGATCGGATTCGGGAAGAGACCAGGGTATCGAAACGCCCGCTTCTCTTGCCGCCGCATGTGACTGCGTGGGCACGGCTTGAGACATAG
- the pyrE gene encoding orotate phosphoribosyltransferase, with the protein MTRSELAHRIYQTSHLTGQFTLRSGAIATEYFDKYQFETRPELLCELAAHLQPLIPDNTDVLAGLELGGVPLATMLSQLSGLPTCFVRKEGKTYGTCKLAEGVDISDKNLLVVEDVVTSGGQVVLSTRDLRNLGARVSQAICVIDRESGGTENLAKEGIELRALFRMSELT; encoded by the coding sequence ATGACCCGATCTGAACTCGCTCATCGCATTTATCAGACTTCTCATTTGACTGGACAGTTTACGCTTCGCTCAGGTGCGATTGCGACAGAGTATTTCGACAAGTATCAGTTTGAAACCCGCCCCGAACTGCTCTGCGAACTCGCCGCGCATCTCCAGCCTTTGATTCCCGATAATACAGATGTTCTCGCGGGTCTCGAACTCGGTGGCGTACCCCTTGCGACTATGCTTTCTCAGTTGTCCGGGTTGCCTACGTGTTTTGTGCGAAAAGAGGGCAAAACTTATGGCACTTGCAAACTGGCTGAAGGTGTTGACATATCTGACAAGAATCTGCTGGTTGTTGAAGATGTGGTTACTTCTGGCGGGCAGGTTGTTCTTTCCACTCGGGACCTTCGCAACCTGGGCGCGCGCGTTTCACAGGCGATATGTGTGATTGACCGCGAGTCCGGTGGCACAGAGAATCTCGCCAAAGAAGGTATTGAACTTCGCGCGCTGTTTCGGATGAGTGAACTGACGTGA